The DNA window CTACGCCTTCGGTGGTCGCATTTACCAAATCGGGTGAGCGACTGGTTGGCCAAGTCGCTAAGCGGCAGGCCATCACCAATCCGGAAAACACAATTTATTCGATTAAGCGCTTTATGGGCCGTCGTTTTGACGAAGTGAACGACGAAATGAAGATGGTGCCCTACAAGGTGGTCCGCCAGGGAGACCATGTAGCAGTGGTCGCTCAGGGGAAGGAATACACGCCTCCCCAGATATCGGCCATGATTCTTCAGAAATTGAAGAAGGCTGCTGAGGATTACCTCGGTGCAACCGTCACAGAAGCGGTCATCACGGTTCCCGCGTATTTCAACGACGCCCAACGTCAGGCAACGAAGGATGCAGGTAAGATCGCCGGTCTCGATGTAAAGCGCATCGTGAACGAGCCCACGGCAGCGGCGCTCGCCTATGGTCTCGACAAGAAGAAGGATGAAACCATCGCCGTGTACGACTTCGGTGGCGGGACCTTTGATATTTCCATTCTTGAAGTCGGGGAAGGCGTCATTGAGGTGAAGTCCACCAACGGTGACACGCACCTTGGCGGTGACAACATCGACCAGCGCATCGTGGATTGGCTTGTGGAGGAGTTCAAGAAAGAAGAAGGACTCGATCTCCGCGCTAAGGGAAACGAGATGGCCTTGCAGCGCCTGCGTGATGCGGCGGAGAAGGCGAAGATCGAACTCTCTACTGCCATGGAGAGCGAGATCAACCTACCGTTCATTACAGCAGATTCTTCTGGCCCGAAGCACCTGGTCAAGAAGCTTACGCGTTCCAAACTGGAACAGCTGGTGGAAGACATCATCCAGCGCTCAGTTGGACCTTGCAAGCAGGCGATGAAGGACGCGGGCGTGGACGCCAGCAAGATCGATGAGGTCGTGCTGGTTGGCGGCCAGACGCGCATGCCGCGTATCCAAGCGCTGGTGAAGGATCTCTTTGGCAAGGAGCCTCACAAGGGCGTAAATCCTGACGAAGTGGTTGCGATCGGTGCGGCGGTACAAGCCGGCGTCCTTGGCGGCGAGGTGAAGGACCTGCTGCTGCTCGACGTGACTCCGCTCACGCTCTCGATCGAGACGCTCGGTGGCGTGTCTACGACGATGATTCCGCGCAACACGACGATCCCGACCAAGAAGACGGAGACGTTTTCGACGGCTGCGGATAGTCAGACTTCAGTTGAAGTCCACGTGTTGCAGGGTGAGAGGCCAATGTCGGCGCAGAATCGTACGCTGGGCAAATTTCATCTAACCGGCATTCCGCCAGCTCCGCGTGGTGTGCCGCAGATCGAAGTCACGTTTGACATCGATGCGAACGGCATCCTTAATGTCACGGCGAAAGACGTTGCGACAGGCAAGGATCAGAAGATCACGATTACGTCCTCTTCTGGCCTGAGCAAAGAGGAAGTCGAGCGCATGGCGAAAGACGCCGAGGCGCACGCTTCGGAAGACAAGGCCAAGCGCGATGAGGTGGAAGCTCGCAATCAGCTCGACTCGATGGTGTACCAGATCGAGAAGATGCTGAAGGAGCATGGAGACAAGATCTCCGGCAGCGAGCGCAGCGATGTGGAATCGGCGTTGGTCGATGCCAAGAAGGCACTGGAAGGCACCGACGCAGCGGCGATGAACTCGGCGCGCGAGCGGCTCACGCAGGCTTCGCACAAGTTGGCTGAGGCGATGTACAAATCGGCCCCGCCTAGTGGCGGCGCACAAGCCGGCGGAGCAGCTCCGGGCGGCGATGCTGCTCAGGCTGAACAGAAGAAAGACGAAGGCGTGATTGACGCTGAGTACGTCGACGTGGAGCCGAAGAAGGCTGGATAACAATGGCTCATGGTAGAGACGTCCGCCGCGGCGGACGTTTCTACTGGGACGAACAAAACATGGGCTTTATAGCCGCAAAACATTCGCGGAGTTTGGTGTTAATAGCAGTAGAAGGGAACCAGGAGCACAACACGCTCCGTATCAGGGGACATGAAACAATATTTGGTGGTGAAAATCGCGCAGCAGTTGGGATCGTTGATTGAGATGATCCCGGTCGCTGGACTTTTTCCGCTCGATGCCGCCGAACAGTTCGTACGCAACGCAGTGGCCAACGAGCCGGAATCATTATTTCTCATTCAGCAGGTTGGGAACGCATAAATCGAACGGAGCTCGGGTGAGCCTGGCAGACAAGGTTGTACGAAGAACGATCCCGCTGTGCGGGATCGTTCTCATTTTGGGAAGTATTGGTTGTGGAAGAATGTCGTTCTATACCTACACGACGAGCCCGGTTGCACACGCGCAAAGCGATGCAGCCCCCTCAAAAGAGGAGCTGATCTCACTAGTCAAGGCGTTTCTCAAGGACGTTCCAAACAACGACCAGGCTACGTTCGATCGCTTCTTTGCCGATGATGTTGTTTATACCCGAGGATCGGGACTTCTGATCACCAAAAAGGACATTCTTGCAGATACGGGCAAGACCACAGTACCGCGAGCGAACGCGACGTTCAGCGGGACGGAATTTACAGTCCATCAATATGGCGACACTGCGGTGGTCAACTTCCGTCTAGTTATGCACGCCACGGAGAATGACAAGCCAGTAACGCGCGAATTTCGCAATACTGGAACATTCATGAAACGCAACGGAAGATGGCAGGCAGTTGCCTGGCAAGCGACGCCGATTGCGCAAAAGTGAAAACGCGCTGCGGAGACTCGCAGCCTCGAAGCTAAATGGCTACTCAGACTAAAGACTATTACGCGACGCTAGGCGTCAAGAAGACCGCCTCAGCGGATGATATCCGTAAGGCTTTCCGTAAACTTGCGCGCAAATATCATCCCGACGTCAATCCTGGCGACAAGAAAGCGGAAGAGCGGTTCAAGGAGATGTCTGAGGCGAACGACGTTCTCAGCGATCCGAAGAAGCGCAAGATCTACGATCAGGTCGGCTTCTATTCCGACAACATCGATCCTGCAACGGCGGAGGCCTATGCTCGGGCTGGTGGCGCCGCCGGCGCTGGCGGATTCCCGGGAGGAACAGGGGCATACACGCGCAGCTCCGGAACCGCTGGGCAAGGTGTCCCATTCGATTTTGGTGGTTTTGACTTTTCCGATTTCGCAAGCGACAGCACCGGAAGTCAGCAATCGAGCGGCGGATTCCGCGATATCTTTTCCAACATCTTCTCGCGTGGTGGAAGGCCTGAACCACAGGGTCCCGAACCGGGAACTGATCTTGAGTATCAGGTAAACGTTGGATTTTGGCAGGCGATTCGTGGCACCGTTCTGCGTTTGAACATTACGCGCCAGGACGTCTGTCCAGTTTGCAAGGGAACCGCCACGGTTGGGTCTGGGCAAACCTGTCCTGAATGTAAAGGAACCGGGCAGGTTACGCAGACGAGCGGTCGCATGAAGTTCAACATGCCCTGCCCAAGGTGTCATGGAACCGGGCAGATCCAGAATGAATGTCCTAACTGCCATGGTCAGGGACTGGTAGCGGTTACCGAGCCGCTTGAAGTCCGTATCAAACCGGGAACGCGAGATGGTCAAAGGATTCGCATTCCTGGAAAAGGGAATGCCGGCCATGGCG is part of the Terriglobales bacterium genome and encodes:
- a CDS encoding J domain-containing protein, whose translation is MATQTKDYYATLGVKKTASADDIRKAFRKLARKYHPDVNPGDKKAEERFKEMSEANDVLSDPKKRKIYDQVGFYSDNIDPATAEAYARAGGAAGAGGFPGGTGAYTRSSGTAGQGVPFDFGGFDFSDFASDSTGSQQSSGGFRDIFSNIFSRGGRPEPQGPEPGTDLEYQVNVGFWQAIRGTVLRLNITRQDVCPVCKGTATVGSGQTCPECKGTGQVTQTSGRMKFNMPCPRCHGTGQIQNECPNCHGQGLVAVTEPLEVRIKPGTRDGQRIRIPGKGNAGHGGGPPGDLYIIVRVDQHPVFRREGDDIHVTVPVSISEAALGAKIEVPTIDGRAQLKIPPGTQSGQKLRMREKGVPSATKEGVRGDEIVEVKTVVPQLRDERSKELMRELAKLNVEDPRAELWANAS
- the dnaK gene encoding molecular chaperone DnaK, yielding MAKIIGIDLGTTNSVVAVMEGGEPKVIANEEGGRTTPSVVAFTKSGERLVGQVAKRQAITNPENTIYSIKRFMGRRFDEVNDEMKMVPYKVVRQGDHVAVVAQGKEYTPPQISAMILQKLKKAAEDYLGATVTEAVITVPAYFNDAQRQATKDAGKIAGLDVKRIVNEPTAAALAYGLDKKKDETIAVYDFGGGTFDISILEVGEGVIEVKSTNGDTHLGGDNIDQRIVDWLVEEFKKEEGLDLRAKGNEMALQRLRDAAEKAKIELSTAMESEINLPFITADSSGPKHLVKKLTRSKLEQLVEDIIQRSVGPCKQAMKDAGVDASKIDEVVLVGGQTRMPRIQALVKDLFGKEPHKGVNPDEVVAIGAAVQAGVLGGEVKDLLLLDVTPLTLSIETLGGVSTTMIPRNTTIPTKKTETFSTAADSQTSVEVHVLQGERPMSAQNRTLGKFHLTGIPPAPRGVPQIEVTFDIDANGILNVTAKDVATGKDQKITITSSSGLSKEEVERMAKDAEAHASEDKAKRDEVEARNQLDSMVYQIEKMLKEHGDKISGSERSDVESALVDAKKALEGTDAAAMNSARERLTQASHKLAEAMYKSAPPSGGAQAGGAAPGGDAAQAEQKKDEGVIDAEYVDVEPKKAG
- a CDS encoding nuclear transport factor 2 family protein, which encodes MSLADKVVRRTIPLCGIVLILGSIGCGRMSFYTYTTSPVAHAQSDAAPSKEELISLVKAFLKDVPNNDQATFDRFFADDVVYTRGSGLLITKKDILADTGKTTVPRANATFSGTEFTVHQYGDTAVVNFRLVMHATENDKPVTREFRNTGTFMKRNGRWQAVAWQATPIAQK